A part of Rhodamnia argentea isolate NSW1041297 chromosome 8, ASM2092103v1, whole genome shotgun sequence genomic DNA contains:
- the LOC115738312 gene encoding OVARIAN TUMOR DOMAIN-containing deubiquitinating enzyme 12-like isoform X1, with the protein MISHDQDHGFVQWGLQLFDSDPYSNCGYCSTVTQDNLDYYQGPYFKEDDYSMEFGNVENDALIAHALQEELSQLAVTETDQSAHEESEQLQSSFFSHDWPDQSIQNYASGQEEAEAILHSSSCPSPDEEVCCREDWPYSLELPDEYAYDGELGRRINQMICVPHVPKTNGEIPSVDEATLDHQRLLERLQLYGLVECKVQGDGNCQFRALSDQIYHTPEHHDFMRQEIVKQLKSCPEIYEGYVPMAYEDYLEKMSKTGEWGDHVTLQAAADLHGVRIFVITSFKDTCYIEILPNDQKSKRVIFLSFWAEVHYNSIYLEGDEEEERMANVPEQALGVLRGILLTQDIIDSEQTHMSLRQNSFYLSVMYFQVVLS; encoded by the exons atgatttcgcACGATCAAGATCATGGTTTTGTACAGTGGGGTCTCCAGCTCTTTGACAGTGATCCGTATTCCAATTGCGGATACTGCAGTACCGTGACTCAGGATAATTTAGACTACTATCAGGGACCCTACTTCAAGGAAGATGATTATAGCATGGAATTTGGGAATGTGGAGAATGATGCACTTATAGCACATGCTCTTCAAGAGGAACTATCTCAGCTGGCTGTTACAGAAACAGATCAATCTGCGCATGAAGAATCAGAACAGTTGCAATCATCTTTCTTCTCACACGATTGGCCTGACCAATCTATTCAAAACTATGCTtcag GACAGGAGGAAGCAGAAGCTATTTTACATTCCAGTTCATGTCCTAGCCCTGATGAAGAGGTTTGCTGCAGGGAAGACTGGCCATATTCCTTAGAGCTTCCAGATGAGTATGCCTATGATGGCGAACTGGGTAGGCGGATAAATCAGATGATTTGTGTTCCG CATGTGCCAAAAACCAATGGTGAGATTCCATCAGTGGATGAAGCTACTTTAGATCATCAACGGCTACTTGAGAG ATTGCAGCTTTATGGTCTGGTGGAGTGCAAAGTTCAAGGAGATGGTAACTGTCAG TTCCGAGCCCTGTCTGATCAGATCTACCACACCCCCGAGCACCATGACTTTATGAGACAGGAAATCGTTAAACAG CTGAAGTCTTGCCCAGAGATATATGAGGGATATGTGCCTATGGCTTATGAGGACTATTTGGAGAAGATGTCTAA GACTGGTGAATGGGGTGATCATGTCACATTGCAGGCTGCTGCAGACTTG CATGGCGTTAGGATATTTGTCATAACTTCTTTCAAGGACACATGCTACATTGAGATTCTTCCAAATGATCAAAAGTCTAAACGAG TTATATTCTTGAGTTTTTGGGCAGAGGTGCATTACAACTCAATATACCTGGAGGGAG atgaagaagaagaaaggatggcGAATGTTCCGGAACAAGCACTTGGAGTCCTCAGAGGAATATTACTGACACAGGATATCATAGACTCAGAGCAGACTCATATGTCACTGCGGCAGAATTCCTTTTATCTCTCTGTCATGTACTTCCAGGTCGTGCTCTCATAG
- the LOC115738312 gene encoding OVARIAN TUMOR DOMAIN-containing deubiquitinating enzyme 9-like isoform X4 — protein MLFKRNYLSWLLQKQINLRMKNQNSCNHLSSHTIGLTNLFKTMLQEEAEAILHSSSCPSPDEEVCCREDWPYSLELPDEYAYDGELGRRINQMICVPHVPKTNGEIPSVDEATLDHQRLLERLQLYGLVECKVQGDGNCQFRALSDQIYHTPEHHDFMRQEIVKQLKSCPEIYEGYVPMAYEDYLEKMSKTGEWGDHVTLQAAADLHGVRIFVITSFKDTCYIEILPNDQKSKRVIFLSFWAEVHYNSIYLEGDEEEERMANVPEQALGVLRGILLTQDIIDSEQTHMSLRQNSFYLSVMYFQVVLS, from the exons ATGCTCTTCAAGAGGAACTATCTCAGCTGGCTGTTACAGAAACAGATCAATCTGCGCATGAAGAATCAGAACAGTTGCAATCATCTTTCTTCTCACACGATTGGCCTGACCAATCTATTCAAAACTATGCTtcag GAGGAAGCAGAAGCTATTTTACATTCCAGTTCATGTCCTAGCCCTGATGAAGAGGTTTGCTGCAGGGAAGACTGGCCATATTCCTTAGAGCTTCCAGATGAGTATGCCTATGATGGCGAACTGGGTAGGCGGATAAATCAGATGATTTGTGTTCCG CATGTGCCAAAAACCAATGGTGAGATTCCATCAGTGGATGAAGCTACTTTAGATCATCAACGGCTACTTGAGAG ATTGCAGCTTTATGGTCTGGTGGAGTGCAAAGTTCAAGGAGATGGTAACTGTCAG TTCCGAGCCCTGTCTGATCAGATCTACCACACCCCCGAGCACCATGACTTTATGAGACAGGAAATCGTTAAACAG CTGAAGTCTTGCCCAGAGATATATGAGGGATATGTGCCTATGGCTTATGAGGACTATTTGGAGAAGATGTCTAA GACTGGTGAATGGGGTGATCATGTCACATTGCAGGCTGCTGCAGACTTG CATGGCGTTAGGATATTTGTCATAACTTCTTTCAAGGACACATGCTACATTGAGATTCTTCCAAATGATCAAAAGTCTAAACGAG TTATATTCTTGAGTTTTTGGGCAGAGGTGCATTACAACTCAATATACCTGGAGGGAG atgaagaagaagaaaggatggcGAATGTTCCGGAACAAGCACTTGGAGTCCTCAGAGGAATATTACTGACACAGGATATCATAGACTCAGAGCAGACTCATATGTCACTGCGGCAGAATTCCTTTTATCTCTCTGTCATGTACTTCCAGGTCGTGCTCTCATAG
- the LOC115738312 gene encoding OVARIAN TUMOR DOMAIN-containing deubiquitinating enzyme 12-like isoform X2, whose translation MISHDQDHGFVQWGLQLFDSDPYSNCGYCSTVTQDNLDYYQGPYFKEDDYSMEFGNVENDALIAHALQEELSQLAVTETDQSAHEESEQLQSSFFSHDWPDQSIQNYASGQEEAEAILHSSSCPSPDEEVCCREDWPYSLELPDEYAYDGELGRRINQMICVPHVPKTNGEIPSVDEATLDHQRLLERLQLYGLVECKVQGDGNCQFRALSDQIYHTPEHHDFMRQEIVKQLKSCPEIYEGYVPMAYEDYLEKMSKTGEWGDHVTLQAAADLHGVRIFVITSFKDTCYIEILPNDQKSKRVIFLSFWAEVHYNSIYLEGEEERMANVPEQALGVLRGILLTQDIIDSEQTHMSLRQNSFYLSVMYFQVVLS comes from the exons atgatttcgcACGATCAAGATCATGGTTTTGTACAGTGGGGTCTCCAGCTCTTTGACAGTGATCCGTATTCCAATTGCGGATACTGCAGTACCGTGACTCAGGATAATTTAGACTACTATCAGGGACCCTACTTCAAGGAAGATGATTATAGCATGGAATTTGGGAATGTGGAGAATGATGCACTTATAGCACATGCTCTTCAAGAGGAACTATCTCAGCTGGCTGTTACAGAAACAGATCAATCTGCGCATGAAGAATCAGAACAGTTGCAATCATCTTTCTTCTCACACGATTGGCCTGACCAATCTATTCAAAACTATGCTtcag GACAGGAGGAAGCAGAAGCTATTTTACATTCCAGTTCATGTCCTAGCCCTGATGAAGAGGTTTGCTGCAGGGAAGACTGGCCATATTCCTTAGAGCTTCCAGATGAGTATGCCTATGATGGCGAACTGGGTAGGCGGATAAATCAGATGATTTGTGTTCCG CATGTGCCAAAAACCAATGGTGAGATTCCATCAGTGGATGAAGCTACTTTAGATCATCAACGGCTACTTGAGAG ATTGCAGCTTTATGGTCTGGTGGAGTGCAAAGTTCAAGGAGATGGTAACTGTCAG TTCCGAGCCCTGTCTGATCAGATCTACCACACCCCCGAGCACCATGACTTTATGAGACAGGAAATCGTTAAACAG CTGAAGTCTTGCCCAGAGATATATGAGGGATATGTGCCTATGGCTTATGAGGACTATTTGGAGAAGATGTCTAA GACTGGTGAATGGGGTGATCATGTCACATTGCAGGCTGCTGCAGACTTG CATGGCGTTAGGATATTTGTCATAACTTCTTTCAAGGACACATGCTACATTGAGATTCTTCCAAATGATCAAAAGTCTAAACGAG TTATATTCTTGAGTTTTTGGGCAGAGGTGCATTACAACTCAATATACCTGGAGGGAG aagaagaaaggatggcGAATGTTCCGGAACAAGCACTTGGAGTCCTCAGAGGAATATTACTGACACAGGATATCATAGACTCAGAGCAGACTCATATGTCACTGCGGCAGAATTCCTTTTATCTCTCTGTCATGTACTTCCAGGTCGTGCTCTCATAG
- the LOC115738312 gene encoding OVARIAN TUMOR DOMAIN-containing deubiquitinating enzyme 12-like isoform X3, translating to MISHDQDHGFVQWGLQLFDSDPYSNCGYCSTVTQDNLDYYQGPYFKEDDYSMEFGNVENDALIAHALQEELSQLAVTETDQSAHEESEQLQSSFFSHDWPDQSIQNYASGQEEAEAILHSSSCPSPDEEVCCREDWPYSLELPDEYAYDGELGRRINQMICVPHVPKTNGEIPSVDEATLDHQRLLERLQLYGLVECKVQGDGNCQFRALSDQIYHTPEHHDFMRQEIVKQLKSCPEIYEGYVPMAYEDYLEKMSKTGEWGDHVTLQAAADLHGVRIFVITSFKDTCYIEILPNDQKSKRVIFLSFWAEVHYNSIYLEGDVSPSKMKKKKGWRMFRNKHLESSEEYY from the exons atgatttcgcACGATCAAGATCATGGTTTTGTACAGTGGGGTCTCCAGCTCTTTGACAGTGATCCGTATTCCAATTGCGGATACTGCAGTACCGTGACTCAGGATAATTTAGACTACTATCAGGGACCCTACTTCAAGGAAGATGATTATAGCATGGAATTTGGGAATGTGGAGAATGATGCACTTATAGCACATGCTCTTCAAGAGGAACTATCTCAGCTGGCTGTTACAGAAACAGATCAATCTGCGCATGAAGAATCAGAACAGTTGCAATCATCTTTCTTCTCACACGATTGGCCTGACCAATCTATTCAAAACTATGCTtcag GACAGGAGGAAGCAGAAGCTATTTTACATTCCAGTTCATGTCCTAGCCCTGATGAAGAGGTTTGCTGCAGGGAAGACTGGCCATATTCCTTAGAGCTTCCAGATGAGTATGCCTATGATGGCGAACTGGGTAGGCGGATAAATCAGATGATTTGTGTTCCG CATGTGCCAAAAACCAATGGTGAGATTCCATCAGTGGATGAAGCTACTTTAGATCATCAACGGCTACTTGAGAG ATTGCAGCTTTATGGTCTGGTGGAGTGCAAAGTTCAAGGAGATGGTAACTGTCAG TTCCGAGCCCTGTCTGATCAGATCTACCACACCCCCGAGCACCATGACTTTATGAGACAGGAAATCGTTAAACAG CTGAAGTCTTGCCCAGAGATATATGAGGGATATGTGCCTATGGCTTATGAGGACTATTTGGAGAAGATGTCTAA GACTGGTGAATGGGGTGATCATGTCACATTGCAGGCTGCTGCAGACTTG CATGGCGTTAGGATATTTGTCATAACTTCTTTCAAGGACACATGCTACATTGAGATTCTTCCAAATGATCAAAAGTCTAAACGAG TTATATTCTTGAGTTTTTGGGCAGAGGTGCATTACAACTCAATATACCTGGAGGGAG ATGTATCTCCATctaagatgaagaagaagaaaggatggcGAATGTTCCGGAACAAGCACTTGGAGTCCTCAGAGGAATATTACTGA
- the LOC115738224 gene encoding uncharacterized protein LOC115738224 gives MLHAAAKQASFAMDEHDNFFASGFAEVDKHVSFLTAFEDEDMGAEHSFLGPECGRDIASTHLSLGTFDLPKCFSIDNISCAFDDDVMTVDNVAATVVAGEQTKTELSCEMLEPKGEKILYEDKYCQPAAGQHFTDTEYMDDASKILCFPSEDSHLQGTLALQSELTVLNGRVCSTAAATESTSCQNSVSLDHMTVRELQDAFHSIFGRETVVIDKQWLKRRILFGLHNNFELDRPLNFTCCGSISHDKEDKSTVASGPESSENAPDSPKWMLDGGFKMDKKIKGSSSDSQTNYSSGASESDITFHGKEENEVGVLVTGKRVHKPPRRYIEESSEFKSRSHPRRSCISVKSPKSKVVDAKIPKQCEEEVNEAARSGHQIGSFDGACIQVPFGLPVEEGQAKGNTLCLRQDSDICPKTEHAIPSERSDLLCPAAKLQSVMKDDRVIRSNMQKGRRRRKHHMPWTLSEVMKLIEGVSHLGVGRWSKIKRLLFSSSKHRTSVDLKDKWRNLVKASCTQLRKKRKGLQVRKQLSHQAPESVLCRVKELASSCA, from the exons ATGTTACATGCAGCAGCAAAGCAGGCCTCTTTCGCTATGGATGAGCATGATAACTTTTTCGCTTCTGGCTTTGCCGAG GTTGATAAGCATGTATCCTTCCTCACTgcttttgaagatgaagatatggGAGCAGAGCATTCCTTTTTGGGGCCTGAATGTGGCAGGGACATAGCCAGTACCCATCTCAGTTTGGGCACATTCGACTTACCGAAGTGCTTCAGTATTGATAATATTTCATGTGCTTTTGATGATGATGTGATGACAGTTGACAATG TGGCTGCTACAGTTGTCGCTGGAGAGCAGACAAAGACCGAA CTTTCTTGTGAAATGCTTGAACCCAAAGGCGAGAAGATACTTTATGAGGACAAATATTGCCAACCTGCCGCCGGACAGCATTTTACGG ATACTGAATACATGGATGATGCATCAAAGATCCTTTGTTTTCCGTCCGAAGACTCTCATCTGCAAGGAACTCTGGCTTTACAAAGTGAGCTGACGGTTCTCAATGGAAGAGTCTGTTCTACTGCTGCAGCAACTGAGTCGACATCATGTCAGAACTCTGTGTCATTAGACCATATGACTGTTCGAGAGCTACAGGACGCCTTTCACAGTATATTTGGACGAGAAACTGTAGTCATTGACAAACAGTGGCTGAAGCGTCGTATTTTATTTGGTCTACACAACAACTTTGAGTTGGATAGACCTTTGAATTTTACGTGTTGTGGTAGCATTTCTCATGACAAGGAAGACAAAAGCACAGTTGCGTCTGGTCCTGAGTCTTCTGAAAACGCTCCTGATTCTCCTAAATGGATGCTGGATGGTGGCTTTAAGATGGACAAGAAAATCAAAGGGAGTAGTTCCGATTCTCAAACAAATTACTCTTCTGGGGCTAGTGAATCTGACATTACTTTTCATggtaaagaagaaaatgaagttgGTGTACTTGTAACGGGAAAGAGAGTCCACAAGCCACCACGAAGGTATATTGAAGAATCTTCAGAGTTTAAGTCTAGAAGTCACCCTAGAAGGTCTTGCATATCTGTTAAAAGTCCAAAGAGTAAGGTTGTGGATGCTAAAATTCCCAAGCAATGTGAGGAGGAGGTGAATGAAGCGGCCAGATCTGGTCATCAGATAGGATCCTTTGATGGAGCCTGTATTCAGGTTCCGTTTGGCCTTCCAGTTGAAGAAGGGCAAGCAAAGGGAAATACATTGTGTTTG CGCCAGGACTCTGACATATGCCCAAAAACTGAACATGCTATTCCGAGTGAGAGATCTGATCTGCTGTGTCCAGCAGCTAAGTTGCAAAGTGTTATGAAAGACGATCGTGTCATTAGGAGCAATATGCAAAAGGGCAGGAGACGGAGAAAACATCATATGCCATGGACTCTTTCTGAGGTGATGAAATTGATAGAGGGAGTTTCTCATTTGGGAGTTGGAAGGTGGTCTAAGATAAAGCGGCTGCTATTCTCATCATCTAAGCATCGCACATCCGTAGACCTAAAG GATAAATGGAGAAATCTGGTGAAGGCTAGCTGCACTCAGTTGCGGAAAAAGAGGAAG GGTTTGCAAGTAAGAAAGCAACTATCGCATCAAGCTCCAGAATCTGTTTTATGCCGTGTTAAAGAACTGGCCAGCTCCTGTGCATAA